The nucleotide window AAGTCCGGGGGGAGACACCAGGGTGAATCTGGCCATTGGCGTGAATCTGGTGCGGCCCCGGGTGGCCTTTGCTGCTTAGCGGCCTGCAGCCGATAGCCGTGGACCAGCCCCACCTCTCCCGGGCCCGGTTAGAGCCCAGCGAGAGcgttctccacctcttccctgcgCGCTGATGCCATCGGACCCCCGACCCCCCTCCGAGCTCTCCTgcccccggggccaggccagggcagcgctgtctgcccctgccccgcccggctgaGCTCAGGTTCTCACTGGGATTGTTCCAGGCCCCGGGATCTCCAGTTACGCCGAcgaccctgctggggctggggccagcctgAGGGCctgtctggacacagccatgacGCTCATCCCCGCCAAGCAACAGCGAGAAACGCCCGCCTACCTCGGCGCCACCGCGGGCATGCGGCTGCTGAGGTACCCGCAGTGCCTGGCAGGGGCCGGCGGGCCGAAAGGGGGGCAGCGATGGCTTCGGGGTGGAGCTTGCAGTTCACCAGAGGCTCAGGGGTGGCAGGGTGGCTAGTGTCAGTCCCCTGCGGTTTGGTGGGGGGTGTTTGGGGACAGGCCCCAGTCCGTGCGCCGCAGAGCGGGTCATGTTCTCCCGGTGCCTCTGAGCTGTGGCCTGGACACAGTCCCGGGGGTCTTGCAGGGCCGGGCTCTCCCCATCGGGCCCCGTGCAGCGGGAGGGGCTGCGGCTGTAGTTCCCAGGGTACGTACCCGCAGCTGGTAGCTGGGCGTTAAGCaccctcctgggagctgctgcgcTGGGGGCCGGGCGCCGGGGTCCCAGTTGGCGCCCGGGGAGTTGTTGCGGGTTGTTACCCATAGGCTGCGATTGGATTGGGCCGTCGCTGCGGCTCAGAGCTCAGGGCCCAGTGGGGTCTCTCCCCTCGCCGTCCGCAGGGAGCAGAACAGCACGAAGGCCGACCTGGTCTTTGCCGAGGTCTCCAGGACCATCCGGCAGTACCCGGTGGCTTTCCAGGGTGCTCAGATCCTCACTGGGAACGAGGAAGGGTCCTTTGGCTGGATCACGATCAACTACCTGCTGGAGAAACTCGGCAAGGTCAGtgccagggcgggggctgggctgctcctctGGGCCAGCTCATTTCACAGACATGCCCCTTTCTCTGGCTCCCGCCGCAGGGCAGGCGCAGGGCTGGTGGGACACGGGACAGACCCCTcgggagtgcagggggcaccCATCAGTAgattcagggggagggggagggacttgGAGGCCTCTGCTTTCCGATGAGACAGAGCTCGGGGGGCAGCCCTTGAGTGGCACGTGGTGTCCGAGGCCCCGCCTCCTAGTGCAAGAGTCACAGACGCTGGTGAGCAGCGATGCCGGGCGCTGCGTTCCTAGGGAGACGggcgccctgccccggccctctGCTCCTAGCTGCAGGCCCCGCGGAGACTGATCCATGGGGGGCAGTTCTCCTTCACAGGCGCGTGGACACACCCGGAGGCAGCCGCAGTGGTGGGAGCGCTGGACCTTGGAGGAGCCTCCACCCAGATAACGTTTCACCCTGGCCGTGCCGTCGAGGACAACAGCACCCAGGCGCTCTTCCGGCTGTACGGGGCCAGCTACTCGCTGTACACCCACAGCTACCTCTGCTACGGAGCAAGCCAAGCCCTGAGGAGGCTGCTGGCAGTCCTCCGAGAGGTATTCTCCCTAGACGGCCCCTTCCCCAGACCTGGGCTCCCCGGGGCTCAGCACCAGCCCGCTGGGtcccaccctggccctgccctttgGAGATTGCATCGGTGGCTGTACAGTGCGGCGCCAGGCAAAGCGGGTAATAACTTGGCATGTCACAGGGAACCCTGTGCCCATCAGCTCCTCACCCTTCGCCCCTGCGCTGCAGGAGGGAAGCGGGCAGGGGGGTCCCCCCGGAGGGGCCTCTGGCCGGCTTCTCAGAGCCAGTGGCACCTGCAGCTCCCGCTGAGCATCCCTAGAAGGGTGCCTAGGACTGAGGAGCTGGCCTGGGGCGTCCAAGGTTGGGCACCTGCAGCCAAACGGGCTTGTTCCCGCTCCAGGAGTCTGCAGCCAGAGTGGGTAGAGCCTGAGTTCTCCTGGTGCTCAGCACCCCggcctggggctggggatgagcacAGCTCGGAGCCTTAGCCCGCTCCATGGCCCCACGCCACCCCACTTCCGCCCACCAGTCTGCAGCTTCCCTGCCCACGGAGCCTGGACCTGCTGCTCGTGGGCGAGTCACAGGGAGACCAGACGCCCCCTCGGTTGTTCGGCGGGACCCTGGTGCAGGGCCGCGTGCGAGCTGTCCAGGGCCCTCTGTCAAGGGTGGCTGCTGAGCTGCGacagacacagccttggggaggGGCCGAGCGGGGCCCCTTGCACCCAACAGGCAAGACGTCTGGCAGGAGACTCCTGCAGGAGGAGGTTGGCGGCCGCCAAGAGGCCCTTGTTTttggggcggggggctgaggcCCGGTGGGACGTGGCCTGCTGCGGTGACTCGGCCGtgaggggggagcagcccccgGTTTGCTGACTCGGCCCCTGGTACCTGCTGGACGAAACGCGTGAGGGTGCAGGGCAAAATGCCGGGGGGCCAGCGTGTTTTGTAAAGAGGAATCggcacctgcctctgcccccccaggctctgcccctgagatctaccaggaGCCCGGCCTGAGATTGTCCATTCGGGTGCCCATGTGCAAGCCCCAGGGGATCCGTGgcaagcccagcccctcccccccgcctggggATCTCCGGCGAGGAGGCTCTGGCTGACCCTCCCCTCGATGGTCTCCCAAAGGAGCCAGGCGGGGGGATGCAGCCTCCTAGGCCAGCCCTCGTGCTGCTGCGAGGGCCCGGGGtgcacggcctgcaggagcagagcagggcggctCAGGCTCACCGTGATTCTGCCCCCGCCCCATCCAGAAGTTTCATTTCTGCTCTGGCGGCTGCGATCGGGCCAGGCCCGGAGGGGCTGTTCCCGCCAGGGTGGCCGGCTGCTCGCGGTCCAGCGTGCCTGGGGCTGCCCCCGGCTTTCTCCGCTGTGGGACCTTCTTGTGGCttgtgtgcctggggccagggcggtggctgatgggctcccctctccctaggagaacccctccctgcagctctcccACCCGTGCTACCCCCGGGGCTACGAGGAGAACGTCACCGCTGCTGCCCTGTATGCCAGTCCCTGCgtcccagcaccagctgcccaggACCCCCAGCAGGTGCTCACGGTGCGGGGCACGGGGGCCCCGGCGGAGTGCAGGCGGGCCGTCCGGAAACTCTTCAACTTCACCGCCTGCGGGGCCAACAGGACCTGCGGGTTCAACGGGGTCTACCAGCCGCCGGCGCACGGGCAGTTCTTTGTAAGGAGCCGTCACCCCTCCGCTCCGGCTGCGCTGGTGGGAGCCGGGTTAAGGGGGCGGAGGGCCCCGGGACCtcgggggtgctgtggggggacaTTCTCCTTGGGGGCAAAGGGCAAGTGTCTGAAGGGCAGGATCAGCCCTGATGCGCAGAaccagctgttgctgcatctctcGCGGCATTTCCCTCCCGAGGGGGCGAGGCGCCGATGCCTGGCTGGGCGCGAGGGGCCGCGCGGGGGCGCGTTACGGGCTTAGCTCTGGCCGCCTGGGAAAGGGAAGTAGCTGCGTTGTCCGCACGGACAAGGAGAAAAGGTTCAAGTTGGCGCCAGACTCTAACTCAGCCTGGGGAaggcagggcccagcctggccttgACGTGTGCCGTGGCGGGGCCAGGCAGGACTGCAGCCTCTGGCAGGATGACAGCGAGTCATGGGCGCCCCACGGACCCCAGGCTGGCCTGTGCAGGCCCCCGCCGCCGCGTCTACGCCGAGGCCCTGACGTGCTGGTGCAGGCAGACTTCCCTGGGTTCAGACCAGGCTGCCTGGCTGAACCGGCGTTGACTGGACCTGGCTAACACTAAACCAAAGGAAGGGCCTTGAAGAGCAGTCGGCGCGGCCCCGGGCCCAGACTCCGCACTACGTCCCCACGCCGAGGGGCCttggggcagcgcctgccagcgCGGCAGAGCCGACGTACCGTGGGCACGTGACTCCGCACGGACCCTTCGCCTCAGGCCCGAGCTCAGCCCAGCGCCGCTCTGGtctggagcagccagccgctgGCGTGCTCGCCTGGCCGCCTCCGAAGGGCCGTGGGACgcaccctcagccccgccctggtCAGCTCTCTGGGCTccgctggcccagcctgcacgtccctcctcccaggctggCTAGTAGGCTCGTGCTGTGCTCTGCTCCACATCCAGCGCCCATTGCTGGGTGCCAGTGCCCTGcccagaggagggtggggggaggccccGTGTCCTTGGGTCAGGGGAGCTGGGTTCTGGAGGGGCCGGGCTGAGCTCCCTGGCCTGCGGGAGGCGTCGCcgagggctgcctgcctggctaaCCTGCTCTCCGCTTTTAAGGCCTTTTCTGGATTTTATTCCGTCTTCCACTTTCTGAACCTGACCAGCGGGCAGCCCCTGAGTGACGTCCAAGCCACCGTCGAGCGCTTCTGTGCCAAGGAGTGGAGGGAGGTGAgaccccagggagcagctgggcagtgcCAGGATCGAGCAGCCAGGGGCCCAGGAAGCGAGAGCACACGAGGGGGCCAGTGGCCCTTCCCGGGATGTTCTGTGGGGGGGGAGCCTTGGCTTGGGccgcagggtgggggacagaccTGTAGTGTTCTGGTCCCCATCCCGCTGGGACTGCTCCGCCCTGGCAGGTGCCTGGCACGTCGCCACACGCTGCAGCGCTGACTCGTCCTTTCCCTCCGGCACCCCGCGTCTGGCTGAGGCGGGATCCAGCCATgctcgggctggctgggggcgaggAGGGATGAGCAGAGGGGCTGTGGAGAGGGGATTGCAAAGCCTGGCTCCAGCAGAGAGGAAACCACGGAGCTGGAGCCAGCAAGGGCTGCGCTGGCTCCGCCTTGGCTGCGCCTGTGAGCCCCGTCACTtgtgggaggcagccagggctgtgcatagggcgggggaggcaggagtgggagggaggccCCTCTGCGAGGCGCTGCCGTGGGAAGGGATCAGAGGCCTGTCGGCAGGTGGCTGGAAGCAgcgagctccagcaggctctagGGGGATCTTCTGGGGAAACCCTCTGGCCTGCTCCTGTCTCTCCTGCCGAACCAGGGCTCAGACCCgtcaccctgccctgggcccaaaGTCCGAGGGTCTCGGCCagtgagtgcaggcagggcagggcccacggCTCAGGGATGGGATAGAGCCCTAGGTCCCTcgcctggatctggcccaggcTGGTAGtgcctgggggggcctggctaGGGGCAGAAATGGCAGGTCTGCGGGTGCCGGGGGGCCTTGCTGACTGTGTCTTGCTGGAGGAgtcccagtgggggcagggtctcCATGGGAACAGCAGGCTTGCATTGACCCCCCATGTGCGCAGGTGCAGGCGATGCGTCCTGCACTGAACAAGACCCGCCTGCAGGACTACTGCGGTGCCAGCACCTACATCCTCACCCTCCTGCTGCAAGGCTACAAGTTCTCCAACCAGACCTGGAGCAACATCCAGTTCCGCCAGCAGGTAGGTCCACTGTGCGCAGCCTGCGTCGTCCCCCGAAGTGGATctgctgcagaagagaagagggaggggggatttgagagcagccttcagctccctgaaggggggttccaaagaggatggagccaggcagagccggtttatgcacaagctaagtaaaCTAAAGTTTAGGGCCTTCAGATTGTGAGGGGCCCCTAAAAGCAGAAATATTCCCAGGTGCAGTTTCGCCTGTGTCCCTTACTGGAGCTTAACACGTTTCTTTGGTAGCGCTCTGGGGCCTTTCGAATGTGACACATCTCAGGGCCTCAGCACGTCTTAATCCCGCCGTGCCGGGCTATTCTCAGAGGTGGCAGACGACAGAACCAGGAGCAAGGGAGGTGATTTACCTCCAGTGGCAGGGgcgaggtctaggttagatatgaGGAAAACCCCTTTCCCAGGGAgggtgggaagccctgggctgggttccctagggagggggtcgAATCTCCACCCTAGAGGTGTTGGAGTCCCGGcatgaccaagccctggctgggctgattgagttgggcttggtcctgctttgggcagggggctggactccaggACCCCTGAGGGCTCTTCCCGCTGTAATCTATGATTCTTCCTTTCCCTGCCACGGGGCGGGGCAgtgcagcccactggggctctcGCTTTTGGCTTACTGCTGCCATCCAGTGGCTGCCCAGCTTCACGGCATGATTGTATTTGGATGGTGCCATCTGGAAAaaagttctccctctccctccccccctcgcccccagccaAAGAAATGGGGAATTTGGAAAGGCCATTGCGTCACCCTGCCGGCTACAATTCCCCTGCAGCCACTGCAGGTTCATCCGTCCCTAAGCGCGTTTGCTAggcggctgccccagccccgaagGCCTGTCCCTCTCGCTCCCATAATGCCAGCCGGACCCACAGGGCAGGTGAGGCAGCCAGGAGACAGGAGCCCAAGCTCCCCTGTACGTCCTGTAACCCAGCCCTGATGAACAAGGGCAGGAAAAGGCTCTCGCACGTGTCCTCCTTCCGGGGGCAAAGGCGGTCCCAGCAAATGGAGTGTCTGTGCATTGGGTCCCAATGCAGCTCAGAGGCGCTGGGCCACATGCAGCAGGCTGGTGGGTTCAGCTGGACAGGCCCCATGTCCGCCCCAGCTCTGTGGGCCTAGATCCTGCAGTTGGGCAGATTGGGGCCAGGATGCGATTTCTGCGTGGAGGACAAGGCAGTTATCCCTTGTCCCTTGCCGCTGCCCTAGGCCCGCCCTGGGCCGCGTGGGCTGATCTGGTCTGGCAGCTCAATGGAGAGTGTCTGAACAAACCCAGTAAAGCAGCCGGCCCCCCACGCTGCGGAGATCCTGTCCACGTCTCTCCGGCACTGGGGCTTCGCACTCGCGTGGCACGCTGCATTCCCGTGCCCAGTGGGGGGAGGGCTTCATGCAGCCGGGACAGCTGGAGGTTTTGGGCGGGCTTTGCTGCTCTGGGGGACGTGGCAGCTGGGTGCTGCCTGGACCCCTCCGCTGCTGTGTGACCGGTAGCTTTCCGGATTAACAGCTGCTCGagccccctgctcctggctggcgCGACCCTCAGGTGTTCAAGGTGCCAGGGCGGGTTTGAGAgcggcagtgggggcggggagctgtggggctggcgagGACTCCAGGACAGGTCTCAGGACCGGGCAAGGgctccagggcaggctgggggggctctgggacgGGCTCTGAGGCCTGCGTGCATGAGAACAGGCGTGTGCTGCATTGGTGCAAACCACTGAAGAAGGCTCCCGCCCAGCCCAGTGGCCCCGCCAGACTCCTGCTTTCTCCCTTCAGGTGGCTGCTGTGGAcgtgggctggagcctgggctacATGCTGAACCTCACGAACGCCGTCCCCACGGAGGCTCCCGAGCGGGTGAAGGGGCAGCGGCCGGCCCTGTGGGCAGCGGCTGTGCTCACCGCCTGCCTGACGCTGGCCCTGCTCCTCTGGtccagcctggctctgtgctACCAGAGGCGCTTTGCCACTTACGAGACGATGCTGTAGCCTTGGGCCAGGGCCCTGCTGTCGGACGGAGCCAGGCGGCCTCCTCTGGCCGTCGGGCAGGCCCTGGGGCCGTGCCGTGGGCAGCCCGGTGGCCCCGCGAGCTGCTGGGCCGGGGTCGGGAATGGCAGGTTTGAAGGATGAGCTGCGCTGCTGGCCCATGGCTGACACTTCCCAGTAAAACCTCAGCTCTGTGAGCCGGGCTGGcttcctgctcttcctccctccacGTGCGCAGCCCCCCACCTCCGCAGCCCCCACGCACACAGGCAGCTTCGTGCGCACATGTGCACCTTCGCACATgcaccttcacacacacacatgcttctGCGCACACACGCACCTGTGCACAGGCACCgtcgcacacacacacgcacctgcGCACACGCAGGCACCTTCGTGTACACACGTGCACCTCCGCACACACACCTTCGCACACACCTCCGCACACGCAGGCAGCGTCTTGTGCACATGTGCCTCTCCGCACACGCACctttgcgcgcacacacacacacacacgcctctgCGCACACACGCACCTGCGCACACGCAGGCACCTTCGTGTACACACGTGCACCTCCGCACACTCACCTTCGCACACACCTCCGCACACGCAGGCAGCGTCTTGTGTACATGTGCCTCTCCACACGCACCttcgcacacacacatgcaccttTGCACACACCTGCGCGCACACATGCACCTATGCACATGCTCATTCGCATGCACACGCACCTACGCCCATGCACACACATATGCCTCtgcgcacacacatgcacctCTGTGCACACATGCCCCTTCGCAGATACACACGCACCTACGCCCATGCACACACATATGCCTCTGCGCACACACATGCATCTCTGTGCACACATGCCCCTTCGCAGATACACACgcacactcccagccctgcccgtgtGCCTAGTGTGGGGAGGTGCACGTCACTGGCTCCTAGGGAGGGTGGCTCTGTGGTtctggcccaggccctggtttgGGGAGCCCTGAGTTCTGCTGAGTCACGATGTGACCCGGGGCCACCAACTGGAAACGTTTCCAAAGCGGCCAGTGCTCAGGGCGTGTCGCCTGTGCGTACGAGCGTCACCCGTCCCGGCGGGCTGGGGGACGTGCACTCGGGGGGCCTGGCGTGCTCCTGCCGGTCCCGGGGGCTGTGCGAGCGCCTCTTCCTGGGGCCTTGGCCTCGTGGCAGAGGCTGGTCTTGTATCCCCTGGTGACCTGCTCAGCGTCGTCGCTTCCTGCAGGGCTGATCCTattccccccccactctgccgccGCACGGCTCACCCGCTAACTCACCGACAGACACATGCACTTTCCTCCCGcatgccccactgtgctgctttTCCAGCCTCACGGAGGGAGGCTGCAGCCACTGGCCCAGACTACCTTGTCCTTTACTGCTTGTTTAGATCTGCCCAGAGACCTGTAGAGACAAATTGGCTCCTGCATTGTGTGTGTGCCACAAAAGTGCACCTAAATCCCCTCTCTGCACACGCCagccctgggtgggaggggagccgTTGCCCCGATGCTCTGGAAGTGTGAGAGGGGCGTTGGGCCGATGACACCCTGACGCTTTGTGTCGCCAGCTCGGCTCCTAGCAACATACGTTTGTCCAAACGTCTTGTGTCTGTCGGGGTCTTCTGGGACGGCCGGGCGGCGCGTTGGCCACCTCGCCTTTTCTGATCCGTGCGCTGAGATGAGATTAGCTGTAGCCCCCGCGAGGCCTGAGCCGGGTCCCCAGTATCAAGTGACACAGTGGCCAATGTTCATGGCcagaccctcccctcccagggcggTTTAGCTTTGGTGCCGTTTGTGTCTCTGCACCGTGTTCTTTGCACTTGAAGCGGCGGCAGCGAGCGCAGCCCAAGCAGCCCGTGGGAATGTGCCGCTACCCAGCCCCGTCTTCCTCCCTTAATGTACACAAACGCTAcgtgcatgcccaggggcagccagtaAATTATGGGCCCTTTCCAAGGATGAGCCAGCTGGCATCCAGCATAGTGGAGTTGTGACAAACGCTTCAAGCAGCCGGAAGGCCCCGTCCCAGAGGgcttctgggggaggagggtaggcGCTGGTGGGTGAGCACGGCAGGAAAACAAAGCagaatagggttgccagttttgctTGGACgtgttcctggaggtttcatcacaccAGAGGGTAGGGCTGCCCATTAATCATTCAGCCGGGAGGGCTGGCACACTGAGCCAAGGAACAATggtccctctcattttttccatccatgtgcataataaattttttatgtgcaccgaggcatgcggATGGAcaccaccaatagacacacacgttgccagctgtgggtgctctgccaggcggctgggtggcacctgaatttcTCCTAGGGGCCCACCCAAGCGCCCAGTTTGAAGGGAACGCTGCCGAGGAAGCGTGCGCCTGGTGCGAAAGGCTCCGACAGCCATGGCTCCCTGAGGCCTTGGCTCCACGGAAGGAGGTTGCCAGCTCAGAGGCAGGGGCATTGCGGTCTGACCCAAGAGGCtcgagccccttccccagctgacGACAAGTCCTGACTCCAGAGCGAGCTCTGAATCCAGCAGGCCCCAGGAGTCCGGACACGTGGGCTTATT belongs to Pelodiscus sinensis isolate JC-2024 chromosome 22, ASM4963464v1, whole genome shotgun sequence and includes:
- the LOC102445405 gene encoding ectonucleoside triphosphate diphosphohydrolase 8-like isoform X2, with translation MSASPQVGAAMCQPLAGRAVRWLLAVAAGSGVATLVLILVQVKDVPLPPRTKYGLVLDAGSSHTALYVYQWPAGKENGTGIVSQAAACTVPGPGISSYADDPAGAGASLRACLDTAMTLIPAKQQRETPAYLGATAGMRLLREQNSTKADLVFAEVSRTIRQYPVAFQGAQILTGNEEGSFGWITINYLLEKLGKFSFTGAWTHPEAAAVVGALDLGGASTQITFHPGRAVEDNSTQALFRLYGASYSLYTHSYLCYGASQALRRLLAVLREENPSLQLSHPCYPRGYEENVTAAALYASPCVPAPAAQDPQQVLTVRGTGAPAECRRAVRKLFNFTACGANRTCGFNGVYQPPAHGQFFAFSGFYSVFHFLNLTSGQPLSDVQATVERFCAKEWREVQAMRPALNKTRLQDYCGASTYILTLLLQGYKFSNQTWSNIQFRQQVAAVDVGWSLGYMLNLTNAVPTEAPERVKGQRPALWAAAVLTACLTLALLLWSSLALCYQRRFATYETML
- the LOC102445405 gene encoding ectonucleoside triphosphate diphosphohydrolase 8-like isoform X1 gives rise to the protein MSASPQVGAAMCQPLAGRAVRWLLAVAAGSGVATLVLILVQVKDVPLPPRTKLSRASRVSSPPSSSPGSMTLPSSLFHPCFSKTLAQLPRPDFPASGSREEAAVRAGVGRRLLAHGSLRLPVAGRQGERHRHRQPGRGLHRTRPRDLQLRRRPCWGWGQPEGLSGHSHDAHPRQATARNARLPRRHRGHAAAEGAEQHEGRPGLCRGLQDHPAVPGGFPGCSDPHWERGRVLWLDHDQLPAGETRQGAWTHPEAAAVVGALDLGGASTQITFHPGRAVEDNSTQALFRLYGASYSLYTHSYLCYGASQALRRLLAVLREENPSLQLSHPCYPRGYEENVTAAALYASPCVPAPAAQDPQQVLTVRGTGAPAECRRAVRKLFNFTACGANRTCGFNGVYQPPAHGQFFAFSGFYSVFHFLNLTSGQPLSDVQATVERFCAKEWREVQAMRPALNKTRLQDYCGASTYILTLLLQGYKFSNQTWSNIQFRQQVAAVDVGWSLGYMLNLTNAVPTEAPERVKGQRPALWAAAVLTACLTLALLLWSSLALCYQRRFATYETML